One stretch of Rana temporaria chromosome 10, aRanTem1.1, whole genome shotgun sequence DNA includes these proteins:
- the NBL1 gene encoding neuroblastoma suppressor of tumorigenicity 1: protein MMVRFLIGFLLPLAIFAAPPPINRLALFPDKSAWCEAKNITQIVGHSGCESKSIQNRACLGQCFSYSVPNTFPQSTESLVHCDSCMPAKSMWDVVTLECPGNEEVPRVDKLVEKILRCSCQSCGKELSQESAMFNVYLNTAEETLSPAENIGRHQHHQEEETPPTAQRDGESEE from the exons ATGATGGTCCGGTTCCTGATTGGCTTCCTGCTTCCGCTGGCGATATTCGCGGCTCCGCCTCCCATTAACCGGTTGGCCCTTTTCCCGGATAAGAGCGCCTGGTGCGAGGCCAAAAACATCACCCAGATCGTCGGCCACAGCGGCTGCGAATCCAAATCCATCCAGAACAG GGCGTGTCTGGGCCAGTGCTTCAGCTACAGCGTCCCCAACACCTTCCCGCAGTCCACCGAGTCCCTGGTGCACTGCGACTCCTGCATGCCGGCCAAGTCCATGTGGGACGTG GTGACCCTGGAGTGCCCGGGGAACGAGGAGGTGCCGCGGGTGGACAAGCTGGTGGAGAAGATTCTGCGTTGCAGCTGCCAGTCCTGCGGGAAGGAGCTCAGCCAGGAGAGCGCCATGTTTAACGTTTACCTGAACACGGCGGAGGAGACCCTCTCCCCGGCCGAGAACATCGGACGCCACCAGCACCATCAGGAAGAGGAGACGCCCCCCACGGCCCAACGCGACGGCGAGAGCGAGGAgtga